The following are encoded together in the Myxococcales bacterium genome:
- a CDS encoding class I SAM-dependent methyltransferase codes for MTKVWHDDDEFWALVEPALFEARNLGTESDVDGVLRLSGAAVGAEVLDLGCGPGRASLELARRGYRVTGVDRTRVYLDRGRAASKHENLGVEWVEDDMRRFVRPLAFDLVTNLFTTFGFFADEAEERAVAANMAACLKPGGRAVLEMAGKEIIARIFQPRTWMAGGGVELLEDRRIRPGFGWVDTKWILHREGRRHEYELSLRLYSGVELTRLLLGSGFSRVELFGSLGGGPYDNEAKRLVAVAYKGDGPDPGVPAP; via the coding sequence ATGACGAAGGTGTGGCACGACGACGACGAGTTCTGGGCGCTGGTCGAGCCGGCGCTGTTCGAAGCGAGGAATCTCGGGACCGAAAGCGACGTCGACGGTGTCTTGAGGCTCAGCGGCGCAGCCGTGGGCGCGGAGGTTCTCGACCTGGGTTGTGGGCCGGGGCGGGCCAGCCTCGAGCTCGCGCGCCGCGGTTACCGGGTCACCGGCGTGGATCGCACGCGCGTCTATCTGGACCGCGGCCGCGCGGCGTCCAAGCACGAGAACCTCGGCGTGGAGTGGGTCGAGGACGACATGCGACGCTTCGTGCGTCCCCTGGCCTTCGATCTGGTGACCAACCTGTTCACCACCTTCGGTTTTTTTGCGGACGAAGCCGAGGAGCGCGCGGTGGCGGCGAACATGGCGGCGTGCCTCAAGCCCGGGGGACGCGCCGTGCTCGAAATGGCCGGCAAGGAGATCATCGCTCGCATCTTCCAGCCGCGGACCTGGATGGCGGGCGGCGGCGTGGAGCTGCTCGAGGACCGCCGCATCCGCCCGGGTTTCGGCTGGGTAGACACCAAGTGGATCTTGCACCGCGAAGGGCGACGCCACGAGTACGAGCTGAGCCTGCGCCTGTACTCCGGGGTCGAGCTGACTCGCCTGCTGCTCGGGTCGGGATTCTCCCGCGTCGAGCTGTTCGGCTCCCTCGGCGGCGGCCCCTACGACAACGAGGCCAAGCGACTGGTCGCCGTGGCGTACAAGGGCGACGGGCCTGATCCCGGTGTCCCGGCCCCGTGA
- a CDS encoding extensin family protein gives MRRLALLSVFVFALVVAPTRARAGNPLVVFPERPERFRALRYHAEDSEQCLAELAVRGVPFTHGPRVPTIDTPVRLTGPLRGVVFEMHHPTVQQPKEGPVMDCRLLLGLDDLALVVADRGVARVRYNSIHRGRWAQRRGWRHAAGVAVDIVEFVQRDAQVLNVLRDFEGHGVGSRTCGEGAPAPRQPKARALRALVCAFAELGTFNLILSPHYDRRHKDHLHLEVRRGIDWFLTQ, from the coding sequence ATGCGTCGGCTCGCGCTGCTCTCCGTGTTCGTGTTCGCGCTCGTGGTGGCGCCAACCCGAGCGCGCGCCGGAAATCCGCTGGTGGTTTTCCCCGAACGCCCGGAGCGTTTTCGTGCGTTGCGCTACCACGCCGAGGACTCCGAGCAGTGTCTGGCCGAGCTCGCGGTGCGCGGTGTGCCGTTCACTCATGGCCCGCGCGTCCCGACCATCGACACGCCGGTGCGCTTGACCGGGCCGCTGCGCGGCGTCGTGTTCGAGATGCATCACCCAACCGTGCAGCAACCGAAGGAGGGGCCGGTGATGGACTGCCGACTGCTGCTCGGTCTGGACGATCTTGCGCTCGTCGTCGCTGACCGCGGGGTGGCGCGAGTTCGGTACAACAGCATTCATCGCGGGCGCTGGGCTCAGCGCCGTGGCTGGCGGCACGCCGCCGGCGTCGCCGTCGACATCGTCGAGTTCGTGCAGCGAGATGCTCAGGTGTTGAACGTGCTCAGGGACTTCGAGGGCCACGGCGTGGGGTCGCGCACCTGCGGAGAGGGCGCACCCGCGCCTCGTCAGCCAAAGGCGCGCGCGCTACGCGCGCTGGTCTGTGCGTTCGCCGAGCTCGGCACGTTCAACCTGATTCTCAGCCCGCACTACGACCGAAGGCACAAGGACCACCTGCACCTGGAGGTCCGCCGCGGGATCGACTGGTTCTTGACTCAATGA
- a CDS encoding YebC/PmpR family DNA-binding transcriptional regulator — protein sequence MSGHSKWATIKRKKGALDAARGRLFTKLIRELVTAARIGGGDVNANPRLRKAYNDAKGQAMPADTIKRAIGRGTGEIEGASYDEVLYEGTGPGGTLFLVEGMTDNRNRTVAELRKIFERNNGLLGSSGTAGWAFDRLGTISLDKAEVGEDKLMEAAVEAGADDYRDEGDVWTVYTPMEQLYEVVAALEKAGLPLGESKIAYVPKNKKDIAGRDAEVCLNLVDALDEHDDVQGVFSDFDVSDEELARIAGG from the coding sequence ATGAGTGGGCATTCCAAGTGGGCCACGATCAAACGCAAGAAGGGCGCGCTCGACGCCGCTCGAGGGCGACTCTTCACCAAGCTCATCCGTGAGCTCGTGACCGCGGCGCGCATTGGCGGCGGGGACGTCAACGCCAACCCGCGCCTGCGCAAGGCGTACAACGACGCCAAGGGTCAGGCCATGCCGGCCGACACGATCAAGCGCGCCATCGGGCGCGGCACAGGGGAGATCGAAGGCGCCTCGTACGACGAGGTCCTGTACGAAGGCACGGGCCCTGGCGGCACGCTGTTTCTGGTCGAAGGCATGACCGACAATCGCAATCGCACGGTGGCGGAGCTGCGGAAGATCTTCGAGCGAAACAACGGACTATTGGGCAGCTCCGGCACCGCGGGCTGGGCCTTCGACCGGCTCGGCACCATCAGCCTCGACAAGGCTGAGGTCGGCGAGGACAAGCTGATGGAGGCGGCGGTCGAGGCCGGAGCCGACGACTACCGCGATGAAGGCGACGTCTGGACGGTCTACACGCCGATGGAGCAGCTGTACGAGGTGGTGGCCGCGCTCGAGAAGGCCGGGCTGCCGCTGGGCGAGAGCAAGATCGCCTACGTGCCGAAGAACAAGAAGGACATTGCCGGGCGTGACGCCGAGGTGTGTCTGAACCTGGTCGATGCGCTCGACGAGCACGACGACGTGCAGGGTGTGTTCTCCGACTTCGACGTGTCCGACGAGGAGCTCGCGCGCATCGCCGGTGGCTGA
- a CDS encoding VOC family protein, whose amino-acid sequence MKFLHAMLRVRDLDRALDFFVGALGLTEIRRRDHEKGRFTLVFLRTPSADDTAEIELTYNWDQQEPYGGGRNFGHLAFRVDDIYETCSKLEQRGVDILRPPRDGHMAFVRSPDQISIELLQRGDPLPPREPWSSRPNQGEW is encoded by the coding sequence ATGAAGTTTCTCCACGCCATGCTGCGGGTGCGTGATCTCGACCGGGCGCTCGACTTCTTCGTGGGAGCCCTCGGGCTCACGGAGATCCGGCGCCGAGACCACGAAAAGGGGCGCTTCACCCTGGTTTTTTTGAGGACCCCCTCAGCCGACGACACGGCCGAAATCGAGCTCACGTACAACTGGGATCAGCAGGAACCCTACGGCGGCGGGCGCAACTTCGGGCACCTGGCCTTCCGAGTCGACGACATCTACGAGACCTGCTCGAAGCTCGAGCAGCGGGGCGTCGACATCCTGCGTCCTCCGCGCGACGGCCACATGGCCTTCGTGCGCTCACCCGACCAGATCTCGATCGAACTGCTGCAACGCGGTGACCCCCTGCCACCCCGCGAACCCTGGTCCTCACGCCCGAACCAGGGCGAGTGGTGA
- a CDS encoding DUF4139 domain-containing protein: protein MLRGRIGLLMLLALPVGGCGASLSSRPVKTDAELGRVIVYRSGVAYFERHARVDGDRLVLNVPAERVDDFLKSLTIRDRKTGRSLPVSFPTLVRTGDRVELAIVLPKDASRDVAITYVTESPAWKPSYRVELDGKGSAKLEAWAVVDNVSGEDWERVTVGVGSTSALSFKFDLHSVRYVERETLNEGPALALAPPTGGSPYAVAGDAVAVVGNFRLDELEHLNAQQETEPATLQAGLVQPDGARVASKHKAGGARRLALEPPKDAGGKLADLAQKLRASGERIRIEGYAKPTETDRKGAALARANTVRNELLKNGVKAAQIEVVAADKTSARDGVRLVSAKAEAQAARPAPGSSGAASAGEPIGSALFVAPAPLSIKKDSSALVNMLSEKTRGEQVYYYDPVSTRGSKRFAFRAVRLDNPSQHTLESGPFTVYAAGQFLGEGLSEPIPPKSSAFIPFALDRQLLVEPVVDTREEIDRLVTIQRGIVTTEAQTIRRTKLSLSNRGDAVAKVWIRHAVPTGWKLRDSKVKVEKLRGTYLFPISVPPRAAIELEIEESQPLEKSVDINTDAGVDALALFLRRSKPLSAELQKQLDEIVRLHKEMSDTRERVSTLESQMSTYRERIDEIHAQLVTLRRVASADKLSRHLAKKMEEISERLQKSTIEVTDLKGKLMTGKVALSDRLAELTLVGEKPKLADQR from the coding sequence ATGCTCAGAGGTCGAATTGGGCTGTTGATGTTGCTGGCGCTCCCGGTCGGTGGGTGCGGAGCGAGCCTGTCGTCGCGTCCGGTGAAGACGGACGCGGAGCTCGGGCGCGTCATCGTGTATCGGAGCGGTGTCGCCTACTTCGAGCGCCACGCTCGGGTCGACGGGGATCGACTCGTGCTGAACGTTCCGGCCGAGCGCGTCGACGACTTTCTGAAATCGCTGACGATTCGCGATCGCAAGACCGGGCGTTCGCTACCCGTGTCGTTCCCGACGCTGGTGCGCACCGGGGACCGGGTCGAGCTCGCCATCGTGCTGCCCAAGGACGCGTCGCGCGACGTCGCCATCACCTACGTGACCGAGAGCCCCGCCTGGAAGCCGAGCTACCGCGTGGAGCTCGACGGCAAGGGGAGCGCCAAGCTCGAGGCGTGGGCCGTCGTCGACAACGTCTCCGGTGAGGACTGGGAGCGTGTCACGGTCGGCGTGGGCAGCACCTCCGCGCTGTCGTTCAAATTCGATCTGCACAGCGTGCGCTACGTCGAGCGCGAGACCCTCAACGAAGGACCGGCGCTCGCCCTCGCACCGCCGACCGGAGGCTCACCGTACGCGGTTGCCGGCGACGCGGTCGCGGTCGTCGGGAACTTCAGGCTGGACGAGCTCGAACACCTCAATGCGCAGCAAGAGACCGAGCCCGCCACGCTGCAGGCAGGGCTGGTGCAGCCCGATGGGGCTCGCGTCGCCAGCAAACACAAGGCTGGAGGAGCGCGCCGGCTCGCGCTCGAGCCGCCGAAGGACGCCGGCGGGAAGCTGGCGGATCTGGCCCAAAAACTGCGGGCGAGCGGCGAGCGGATCCGCATCGAGGGTTACGCCAAGCCGACGGAGACCGACCGCAAGGGGGCGGCCCTCGCGCGGGCCAACACGGTGCGCAACGAGCTGCTCAAGAACGGGGTGAAGGCTGCGCAGATCGAGGTCGTGGCCGCGGACAAAACCTCGGCTCGTGATGGCGTGCGCCTGGTCAGCGCCAAGGCCGAGGCTCAGGCGGCTCGACCTGCGCCCGGCAGCAGCGGAGCTGCCAGCGCGGGTGAGCCCATCGGCAGCGCGTTGTTCGTGGCGCCGGCGCCCCTCAGCATCAAGAAGGACAGCTCGGCGCTGGTCAACATGCTGAGTGAGAAGACCCGCGGCGAGCAGGTCTACTACTACGATCCCGTCTCGACCCGCGGGTCCAAGCGGTTTGCGTTCAGGGCAGTGCGGCTGGACAATCCCAGTCAGCACACTCTCGAGTCCGGTCCCTTCACCGTGTACGCCGCGGGGCAGTTTCTCGGTGAGGGACTGAGTGAGCCGATCCCCCCCAAGAGCTCTGCGTTCATCCCGTTCGCGCTCGACCGCCAGCTCTTGGTCGAGCCCGTCGTCGACACCCGGGAAGAGATCGACCGGCTGGTCACCATTCAGCGCGGCATCGTCACGACCGAGGCGCAGACGATTCGACGCACCAAGCTCTCGCTGTCGAACCGTGGTGACGCGGTGGCGAAGGTCTGGATCCGCCACGCGGTGCCGACCGGCTGGAAGCTGCGCGACTCGAAGGTGAAGGTCGAGAAGCTGCGGGGCACGTATCTGTTCCCGATCAGCGTGCCGCCACGGGCGGCCATCGAGCTGGAAATCGAGGAGAGTCAGCCGCTGGAAAAATCAGTGGACATCAACACCGACGCCGGCGTCGACGCGCTGGCGCTGTTCTTGCGCCGCTCGAAGCCGCTCTCGGCCGAGCTCCAGAAGCAGCTGGACGAGATCGTTCGGCTCCACAAAGAGATGAGTGACACCCGCGAGCGGGTCTCGACCCTCGAGTCGCAAATGAGCACCTATCGCGAGCGCATCGACGAGATCCACGCTCAGCTCGTGACGCTGCGGCGGGTGGCGTCAGCCGACAAACTGAGCCGACACCTGGCCAAAAAGATGGAGGAAATCAGCGAGCGCCTCCAGAAGTCGACGATCGAGGTCACCGACCTCAAGGGCAAGCTGATGACCGGCAAGGTCGCGCTCTCGGACCGCCTGGCCGAGCTCACGCTGGTCGGGGAAAAACCGAAGCTGGCCGATCAGCGCTGA
- a CDS encoding CPBP family intramembrane metalloprotease, with amino-acid sequence MQLIALSVLVIAGASAWAFRLDLAGTWKFWVALGVPYGALALLALGRLRQDGRLRDVLRPRWGDLSLGVVTGAILLLGSLAARSTLAPTNTARHLWFLRLYAQVGDAETVQRSLVYTSVLLLIIVAEELVWRGMVLDAAQTRFGPRSGWLVATLAYGVAYVPTVFALADPIAHENPLLVLAALGCGLVWSFTAKMTARLPPVIISHIVFTYFSVVQFRWPGM; translated from the coding sequence ATGCAGCTCATCGCGCTGTCGGTGCTCGTCATCGCAGGCGCCAGCGCCTGGGCATTTCGGCTCGACCTGGCCGGAACCTGGAAGTTCTGGGTCGCGCTCGGCGTGCCGTACGGTGCGCTCGCATTGCTCGCCCTCGGCCGACTTCGACAGGACGGGCGCTTGCGCGACGTGCTGCGTCCGCGCTGGGGCGACCTCAGCCTCGGGGTGGTGACGGGAGCGATCTTGCTCCTCGGTTCACTGGCCGCGCGCAGCACGCTGGCGCCAACCAACACGGCGCGGCACCTGTGGTTCTTGCGGCTCTACGCCCAGGTGGGCGACGCCGAGACGGTGCAACGCTCGCTCGTCTACACCTCGGTCTTGCTGTTGATCATCGTTGCCGAGGAGCTCGTCTGGCGTGGAATGGTGCTCGACGCCGCGCAGACCCGCTTCGGACCCCGGAGCGGTTGGTTGGTTGCCACGCTGGCGTATGGCGTCGCGTACGTGCCGACGGTGTTCGCGCTCGCGGATCCCATCGCCCACGAAAATCCACTGCTGGTGCTGGCCGCGCTGGGCTGCGGCCTGGTCTGGTCGTTCACCGCCAAGATGACCGCCCGGCTCCCGCCGGTGATCATCTCGCACATCGTGTTCACGTATTTCTCGGTCGTGCAGTTCCGCTGGCCGGGGATGTGA
- the coaBC gene encoding bifunctional phosphopantothenoylcysteine decarboxylase/phosphopantothenate--cysteine ligase CoaBC, translated as MEVRRGRLSTKRITLAVSGSIAAFKAAIVARLLVTEGAAVQTLFTRSASQFVGASTFAGITGKPVRSDMFDAAVAGELHVDIASKTDLFLVAPATADLLARLAQGRADDLVTATALCSTCPLLVAPAMHPAMWSHPATQRNLATLASDGRVERVGPVYGEVASGEHGIGRMAEPAEILAAVLVTLAPHDLRGRHVVVSAGPTVEDIDPVRFLGNRSSGKMGFALAERAAARGARVTLIAGPCALATPYGVTRVDVRSAVAMRGAVWQALGPDLGAADALIMAAAVGDYRPTETRATKLKRGGDGMKLDLVQNPDILAEIGAARSGRRPVLVGFAVEADTNEKVVAYARAKLEAKKVDFVVANHADDSFGKDDNRASLVTHDRVEPLPRTSKLELADQILALLVRRLEER; from the coding sequence CTGGAAGTTCGGCGCGGGCGGTTGAGCACGAAGCGCATCACGCTCGCGGTGTCCGGAAGCATCGCGGCCTTCAAGGCGGCCATCGTGGCGCGCTTGCTGGTCACGGAGGGCGCGGCGGTGCAGACGTTGTTCACGCGCTCCGCCAGCCAGTTCGTCGGCGCGTCGACCTTCGCGGGCATCACCGGCAAGCCGGTGCGCTCGGACATGTTCGACGCCGCGGTGGCGGGCGAGCTGCACGTGGACATCGCGAGCAAGACCGATCTCTTCTTGGTCGCGCCGGCCACGGCGGATTTGCTCGCGCGACTTGCCCAGGGACGCGCGGACGACCTCGTGACCGCGACGGCGCTGTGTTCGACCTGTCCACTGCTGGTTGCACCAGCGATGCACCCGGCAATGTGGTCGCACCCAGCGACCCAGCGCAACCTGGCCACCCTCGCGTCGGACGGTCGCGTCGAGCGGGTCGGGCCGGTCTACGGGGAGGTTGCATCCGGCGAACACGGCATCGGTCGCATGGCGGAACCGGCGGAGATCTTGGCCGCCGTGTTGGTCACGCTGGCGCCTCACGATCTTCGGGGCCGACACGTCGTCGTCAGCGCGGGGCCCACCGTGGAAGACATCGATCCGGTGCGTTTCCTGGGCAACCGCTCCAGCGGCAAGATGGGCTTTGCGCTCGCCGAGCGCGCTGCAGCGCGTGGAGCTCGCGTGACCCTGATCGCGGGGCCCTGCGCTCTCGCCACACCGTACGGCGTGACGCGCGTCGACGTGCGAAGCGCCGTCGCCATGCGTGGCGCGGTATGGCAAGCCCTCGGACCCGACCTCGGCGCTGCCGATGCGTTGATCATGGCCGCGGCCGTGGGCGACTACCGCCCAACGGAGACCCGAGCCACGAAGCTGAAACGCGGGGGCGACGGCATGAAGCTCGATCTCGTGCAGAACCCGGACATTCTGGCGGAGATTGGCGCGGCCCGCAGCGGGCGGCGGCCGGTGCTCGTAGGGTTCGCGGTGGAGGCGGATACGAACGAAAAGGTCGTGGCCTACGCGCGCGCGAAGCTCGAGGCGAAGAAGGTCGATTTCGTGGTGGCCAACCACGCCGACGACTCGTTCGGCAAGGATGACAACCGCGCAAGCCTCGTGACTCACGACCGCGTCGAACCGCTACCGCGCACCAGCAAACTCGAGCTGGCGGATCAGATCCTCGCGCTCTTGGTCCGGCGGCTGGAAGAGCGCTGA
- a CDS encoding DNA-3-methyladenine glycosylase, producing MPASSTHIRSDASRRGGAPGGEGRKLPREFYARSVLEVARDTVGKLLVHELPEGRLVGRIVEVEAYRGPEDLAAHSAGGRRTARNEAMWGEAGHAYVFLVYGMHWQFNLVTGRVAEPHAVLIRAVEPIEGLEQMARRRGVAATRRELSNGPGKLCAAMGIDRRHYGRDLTGSDGLYLADAPPTKVVRARRIGIDYAGAWVNRKWRFLEPGNPYVSRPPEARLAPK from the coding sequence ATGCCTGCGTCCTCAACCCACATCCGCTCCGACGCGTCGCGGCGCGGGGGTGCGCCCGGCGGCGAAGGACGCAAGCTTCCTCGCGAATTCTATGCTCGCTCGGTGCTGGAAGTGGCCCGAGACACGGTCGGAAAGCTGCTCGTCCACGAGCTCCCGGAGGGCAGGCTCGTGGGTCGCATCGTCGAAGTGGAGGCCTACCGCGGCCCGGAGGACCTTGCGGCGCACAGTGCCGGCGGCCGCCGAACCGCACGCAACGAAGCCATGTGGGGCGAAGCCGGCCACGCCTACGTGTTCCTCGTCTACGGCATGCACTGGCAGTTCAACCTCGTCACCGGGCGCGTCGCCGAACCCCATGCCGTGCTGATTCGCGCCGTGGAACCCATCGAGGGTCTGGAGCAGATGGCACGACGACGCGGCGTCGCGGCCACCCGCCGCGAGCTCAGCAACGGACCGGGGAAGTTGTGCGCCGCCATGGGCATCGACCGACGCCACTACGGCCGCGATCTGACGGGGAGCGACGGCCTCTACCTGGCGGACGCGCCGCCCACCAAGGTCGTGCGCGCCCGGCGCATCGGCATCGACTATGCGGGAGCATGGGTGAATCGCAAATGGCGCTTCCTCGAGCCCGGAAACCCTTACGTGTCTCGCCCACCCGAGGCTAGGCTGGCGCCAAAGTGA
- a CDS encoding protein kinase, with protein MQAQPVPMAQPRIVGRYALYGEIAAGGMATVHFGRLVGAVGFSRLVAIKRLHAQFAKDPDFVSMFLDEARLVSRIQHPNVATTLDVVPLDDEVFLVMEYVLGEALSKLIRAARRNGELVPPRIAVAVMAGALHGLHAAHEAKSERGEPLNIVHRDVSPQNILVGTDGVARVLDFGVAKAAARATSTRDGQMKGKVSYMAPEQLRGKGVDRRTDVFAAGVVLWEALTGRRLFDGEDPGEVLTKLLEAEIPIPSSLEPTVPAHLDEIVMKGLQRNIDARWSSAREFAIALEQAGPIALPREVGEWAERVGEETIGKRARQVAEIESGSLAHIRAVDSVPTSTPSYGSHPSHSQPFTPVPAQWPVVGPQGEPTTSPSQVSHVTGVSRPSNSVPSYVTGPSQVSAMSAVQAPAPQRTGMFAALVGIAGALAIALLAVVAIYIGKRQQPDVLPMEPAPPTATAAPTATEAQPDPSLAPSPSIVAVDQLPEVEASASAAPAKPPPRTGGGTWKPPVKTPPKPAAGDNCDPPFYIDKGGVRRVKSGCM; from the coding sequence ATGCAAGCGCAACCCGTGCCGATGGCCCAGCCGCGCATCGTCGGCCGCTACGCCCTCTATGGAGAGATCGCGGCGGGCGGTATGGCCACGGTGCATTTTGGCAGGCTGGTTGGAGCGGTGGGCTTTTCGCGCCTCGTTGCCATCAAGCGCCTGCACGCGCAGTTCGCCAAGGACCCCGACTTTGTCTCGATGTTTCTGGACGAGGCACGCCTCGTCTCGCGCATCCAGCATCCGAACGTCGCGACGACCCTCGACGTCGTCCCGCTCGACGACGAGGTCTTCCTCGTCATGGAGTACGTGCTCGGTGAAGCGCTCTCCAAGCTGATCCGCGCGGCGCGCCGAAACGGCGAGTTGGTGCCCCCGCGGATCGCGGTGGCAGTGATGGCTGGCGCGCTGCACGGTTTGCACGCCGCGCACGAGGCGAAGAGCGAACGCGGCGAACCTTTGAACATCGTGCATCGCGACGTCAGCCCCCAGAATATCTTGGTCGGGACCGATGGCGTGGCGCGGGTGCTCGATTTCGGCGTGGCAAAAGCCGCGGCCCGCGCGACCTCCACCCGTGACGGTCAGATGAAGGGCAAGGTCAGCTACATGGCCCCGGAGCAGCTCCGGGGTAAGGGCGTCGATCGCCGCACCGACGTGTTCGCGGCTGGCGTGGTGCTGTGGGAGGCCCTGACCGGGCGGCGCCTGTTCGACGGCGAGGATCCCGGCGAGGTACTGACCAAGCTGCTCGAAGCCGAGATCCCGATCCCATCCAGCCTCGAGCCGACCGTGCCGGCCCATCTCGACGAAATCGTGATGAAGGGCCTGCAGCGCAACATCGATGCCCGCTGGTCGAGCGCGCGCGAATTTGCCATCGCGCTCGAACAAGCCGGCCCCATCGCGCTGCCGCGCGAGGTCGGTGAGTGGGCCGAGCGGGTAGGCGAAGAGACCATCGGCAAACGCGCTCGACAAGTCGCGGAAATCGAGAGCGGCTCACTCGCACACATTCGCGCGGTCGACTCGGTTCCCACCTCGACGCCATCGTACGGTTCGCATCCGTCCCACTCGCAGCCCTTCACGCCGGTTCCGGCGCAGTGGCCGGTGGTGGGGCCGCAGGGCGAGCCCACGACCTCCCCGTCGCAGGTCTCCCACGTCACCGGCGTCTCGCGCCCCAGCAACAGCGTCCCGTCGTACGTCACGGGACCCTCTCAGGTCAGCGCGATGAGCGCGGTCCAGGCTCCTGCACCGCAGCGCACGGGAATGTTCGCCGCGCTAGTCGGCATCGCCGGTGCACTGGCCATCGCTCTCCTGGCCGTCGTTGCCATCTACATCGGCAAACGACAGCAGCCCGACGTGCTGCCCATGGAGCCAGCGCCTCCCACGGCGACCGCGGCGCCCACGGCCACGGAGGCACAGCCGGACCCGTCCCTCGCGCCGTCGCCTTCCATCGTGGCCGTCGATCAGCTGCCCGAGGTGGAAGCATCGGCGAGCGCAGCGCCGGCGAAACCCCCGCCCCGGACCGGTGGCGGCACGTGGAAGCCGCCCGTGAAGACTCCGCCCAAGCCGGCGGCAGGCGACAACTGTGATCCCCCATTTTACATCGACAAGGGCGGCGTTCGCCGGGTGAAGTCCGGCTGTATGTAG